One Kitasatospora sp. NBC_01266 genomic window carries:
- a CDS encoding trypsin-like serine peptidase codes for MTARKVALGLAAALVIPTTASGCASSGVRSSSALFLTSSPSAAGSAGASGVSGWNRHRFLGAYDKRKNITRTASPTPVNALVGAVFTKDASGDHFCTASVVDSAGQNLIITAAHCVYDPGTGQRSDLVFVPGYRGGDAPNGVWPLAAITVDQSWAQSGNPDMDVAFAVVQPQGGKQVQQVLGANKLGIGQGYQRRVKMTGYPSSADVPITCMNTTSEQSPTQLRIDCPDYTGGTSGSPWVTDLDQRTRTGTVIGVIGGYQQGGDTPDTSYSSYFGDAVQALYNRATG; via the coding sequence ATGACGGCGCGTAAGGTGGCGCTCGGTCTGGCGGCGGCGCTGGTGATCCCGACCACGGCGAGCGGTTGTGCCTCCTCCGGCGTGCGGTCGAGCAGCGCGCTCTTCCTGACCTCCTCGCCCAGCGCGGCCGGCTCCGCCGGCGCGAGCGGGGTTTCGGGGTGGAACCGGCACCGGTTCCTCGGCGCCTACGACAAGCGCAAGAACATCACCAGGACCGCCTCCCCCACCCCCGTCAACGCGCTGGTCGGCGCGGTCTTCACGAAGGACGCCTCGGGCGACCACTTCTGCACCGCCAGCGTGGTGGACAGCGCCGGCCAGAACCTGATCATCACCGCCGCGCACTGCGTCTACGACCCGGGCACGGGACAGCGGTCCGACCTGGTCTTCGTCCCCGGCTACCGCGGTGGGGACGCCCCCAACGGGGTCTGGCCGCTGGCCGCGATCACCGTGGACCAGAGCTGGGCGCAGAGCGGCAACCCGGACATGGACGTGGCCTTCGCGGTCGTCCAGCCGCAGGGCGGCAAGCAGGTGCAGCAGGTGCTCGGCGCCAACAAGCTGGGCATCGGCCAGGGCTACCAGCGGCGGGTGAAGATGACCGGCTACCCGAGCAGCGCGGACGTGCCGATCACCTGTATGAACACCACCAGCGAGCAGAGCCCGACCCAGCTGCGGATCGACTGCCCCGACTACACCGGCGGCACCAGCGGCAGCCCCTGGGTGACCGACCTCGACCAGAGGACCAGGACGGGCACCGTGATCGGGGTGATCGGCGGCTACCAGCAGGGCGGCGACACCCCGGACACCTCGTACAGCAGCTACTTCGGCGACGCGGTGCAGGCGCTGTACAACCGCGCCACCGGCTGA